CGCATGCAAAACAGATAGGTCTGATGAATCTGCTGAAGGATGGCATTAAGGGAGTCACCGCACTATGAGTCAGGAAAATCGCGTTAACGTAGACGTCAAGCTTGGCGTCAATAAATTCCATGTTGATGAAGGCCATCCGCACATCATTCTGACGGCCAACCCGGACAGTAAAGAGTTTCAAAAATTGCTTAACGCCTGCCCCGCTGGACTCTATAAGCAGGATGAGGCGGGCACAATTCACTTTGATTCCGCAGGCTGTCTGGAGTGCGGAACCTGTCGGGTGCTATGCGGTGAAACGATCCTCGAAAAATGGGAGTACCCCGCAGGCACTTTTGGCGTGGATTTTCGCTACGGCTGATACAGCTGATGGACACCAATGCCGGAGAGTGACGCCTGGCGTCTTATCCGGCCGCCAACACCTCACTACCCACTTGATTTACCGGGAATCTCCGATGAGTGTCACATTAACGTTTGATGCCAGCCGGCGGGACGCATACCGCAAGCTTGGCTTTTGGGGCGATGCCTCGCTGGGAGACTACTGGCAGCAAACCGCGCGCAGCGTGCCGGATAAAATTGCCGTCGTGGATAGCCACGGCACGGCATTCACCTACGCCGCACTCGACCATGCAGCAAGCTGTCTGGCAAGCTGGATGCTGGCAAATGGCATCCAGCCCGGCGACCGCGTTGCTTTTCAGCTTCCAGGCTGGTGCGAATTTACCGTTATCTATCTCGCCTGCCTGAAAACCGGCGCAGTATCCGTTCCCCTTCTGCCTGCCTGGCGTGAAGCCGAACTGGTATGGGTGCTGAACAAGTGCCAGGCGAAGCTGTTTTTCGCGCCAACCGTGTTTAAACAGACGCGTCCGGTCGATTTGATCTTGCCCCTGCAAAACCAGTTACCCCATTTGCAACACATTATCGGCGTCGATAAGCTGGCTCCGGCCACCACCTCACTCGCCCTCAGCCAGATCGTGACGGACAGCGCACCGCTTGCCCGTCACATTCCGGTTCACGGTGACGAACTGGCCGCCGTGTTGTTTACCTCTGGCACCGAGGGAATGCCGAAAGGCGTCATG
The DNA window shown above is from Citrobacter farmeri and carries:
- a CDS encoding ferredoxin family protein, whose translation is MSQENRVNVDVKLGVNKFHVDEGHPHIILTANPDSKEFQKLLNACPAGLYKQDEAGTIHFDSAGCLECGTCRVLCGETILEKWEYPAGTFGVDFRYG